One Mycolicibacterium fortuitum subsp. fortuitum genomic window carries:
- a CDS encoding LysR family transcriptional regulator: protein MDVGRLRMLRELADHGTVGAVALVLSMTPSAVSQQLKILQREAGVPLIEPDGRRVRLTEAGHVLVEHADAVLAALDRARAEMDAYRSTPRGAVSVSFFPSGAAMLLAPLIIRAAERGVQVLGRDVDVPASRAPAQLADFDVVVVHRDERDAASWGPRFEATELLREPLDVVLPPAHPLADRDDVRLADLADEHWIGVEGGLMVDDVLNSIAIVSGVQPRITQRINDFRVVEELVHAGAGIALMPRYVKLARELVRLPITDISVARRVEAITRAGAGNRPAVAAVLEELRAIAAGISPTADEHARARSAGPARD from the coding sequence ATGGATGTCGGTCGCCTCAGGATGCTGCGTGAGCTGGCCGATCACGGGACGGTCGGAGCAGTCGCGCTGGTGCTGTCCATGACGCCCTCGGCCGTCTCCCAGCAGCTGAAGATCCTGCAACGCGAAGCCGGCGTGCCGCTGATCGAACCCGACGGCAGGCGGGTACGACTGACCGAAGCCGGGCATGTCCTCGTCGAGCACGCCGACGCGGTGCTGGCCGCGCTCGACCGCGCCCGGGCCGAGATGGACGCCTACCGCAGCACACCTCGCGGCGCGGTGAGCGTGTCGTTCTTTCCGTCCGGAGCCGCGATGCTCCTGGCCCCGTTGATAATCCGGGCCGCTGAGCGCGGGGTCCAGGTTCTCGGACGCGACGTCGACGTTCCGGCATCCAGAGCCCCGGCGCAACTCGCCGATTTCGATGTGGTGGTGGTGCACCGCGACGAGCGCGACGCCGCGTCGTGGGGGCCGCGCTTCGAGGCGACCGAGCTGTTGCGTGAGCCGTTGGATGTCGTCCTACCACCCGCGCACCCGCTCGCGGACCGCGACGACGTTCGGTTGGCCGACCTGGCCGACGAACACTGGATCGGTGTCGAAGGCGGTTTGATGGTCGACGACGTACTGAACTCGATCGCGATCGTATCCGGAGTGCAACCCCGAATCACCCAGCGGATCAATGACTTCCGTGTCGTCGAGGAACTGGTCCACGCGGGCGCCGGCATCGCCTTGATGCCCCGTTACGTGAAATTGGCGCGCGAATTGGTGCGGTTGCCGATCACCGACATCTCGGTGGCCCGCCGGGTGGAGGCGATCACCCGTGCGGGGGCGGGCAACCGGCCGGCGGTGGCCGCCGTGCTCGAGGAGCTGCGCGCGATCGCAGCCGGCATCAGTCCAACAGCCGACGAACATGCCCGCGCACGATCCGCCGGGCCAGCTCGGGACTGA
- a CDS encoding TetR/AcrR family transcriptional regulator, whose product MSTPYERMADAVLRVLVAEGFEGVSVRKVAALAEVSIGAVQHHFPTKDAMLGAAMDRAGTRFMGRLGERLGPEMSAAQRLETLAVALVCPEPDDRDISVAWLLRLARAAVDEQTAIRHRQDWTRMSGWLADLIAEAAPGVDAAEAAVELLALLDGLACSVAVEPDRVSPELARRIVRGHVRRLLD is encoded by the coding sequence GTGAGCACGCCGTATGAGCGCATGGCCGATGCGGTGCTGCGTGTCCTGGTGGCAGAGGGATTCGAGGGCGTATCGGTACGCAAGGTCGCCGCGCTCGCTGAGGTTTCGATCGGCGCAGTGCAACACCACTTCCCGACCAAGGACGCGATGCTGGGTGCCGCGATGGACCGCGCAGGCACGCGGTTCATGGGCCGGCTGGGGGAGCGGCTCGGTCCCGAAATGTCTGCAGCGCAGAGACTCGAGACACTGGCAGTGGCGCTGGTGTGTCCGGAACCCGACGACCGCGACATCAGCGTGGCCTGGTTATTGCGCCTGGCCCGCGCCGCGGTCGACGAGCAGACCGCGATCCGGCATCGGCAGGACTGGACGCGGATGTCGGGCTGGCTGGCCGATCTGATCGCGGAGGCTGCGCCGGGCGTCGACGCGGCGGAGGCTGCCGTCGAACTGCTGGCCCTGTTGGACGGGCTGGCCTGTTCGGTGGCGGTGGAGCCGGACCGGGTCAGTCCCGAGCTGGCCCGGCGGATCGTGCGCGGGCATGTTCGTCGGCTGTTGGACTGA
- the arc gene encoding proteasome ATPase, translated as MSESERSDGYAESFSDGHSQPMSSDDAAELESLRREAAVLREQLENAVGPQSGLRSARDVHQLEARIDSLASRNAKLMDTLKEARQQLLALREEVDRLGQPPSGYGVLLGTHEDDTVDVFTSGRKMRLTCSPNIETSSLKQGQTVRLNEALTVVEAGNFESVGEISTLREILADGHRALVVGHADEERIVWLAEPLIAAADLPDGYEGALDDNRPRKLRPGDSLLVDTKAGYAFERIPKAEVEDLVLEEVPDVSYNDIGGLGRQIEQIRDAVELPFLHKELYREYSLRPPKGVLLYGPPGCGKTLIAKAVANSLAKKMAEVRGDDAREAKSYFLNIKGPELLNKFVGETERHIRLIFQRAREKASEGTPVIVFFDEMDSIFRTRGTGVSSDVETTVVPQLLSEIDGVEGLENVIVIGASNREDMIDPAILRPGRLDVKIKIERPDAESAQDIFSKYLTEDLPVHADDLAEFGDDRSLTIKTMIEKVVDRMYAEIDDNRFLEVTYANGDKEVMYFKDFNSGAMIQNVVDRAKKNAIKSVLETGQPGLRIQHLLDSIVDEFAENEDLPNTTNPDDWARISGKKGERIVYIRTLVTGKSSSASRAIDTESNLGQYL; from the coding sequence TGCGGTAGGGCCCCAGAGCGGGCTGCGCAGTGCCCGTGACGTCCACCAGCTTGAGGCGCGGATCGACTCGCTCGCGTCGCGGAACGCCAAGCTCATGGACACCCTCAAGGAAGCCCGCCAACAGCTGCTCGCCCTGCGCGAGGAGGTGGACCGGCTGGGGCAGCCGCCCAGCGGCTACGGCGTCCTGCTGGGCACCCACGAGGACGACACCGTCGACGTGTTCACCTCCGGCCGCAAGATGCGACTGACCTGCTCGCCGAACATCGAGACCTCCTCGCTCAAGCAGGGCCAGACGGTCCGGCTCAACGAGGCGCTCACCGTGGTCGAGGCGGGCAACTTCGAATCGGTAGGCGAGATCAGCACGTTGCGCGAAATCCTGGCCGACGGCCACCGAGCGCTGGTGGTCGGTCATGCCGACGAGGAGCGCATCGTCTGGCTGGCCGAGCCGCTGATCGCGGCCGCCGACCTGCCCGATGGCTACGAGGGCGCGCTCGACGACAACCGGCCGCGCAAGCTGCGTCCCGGCGATTCGCTGCTGGTCGACACCAAGGCCGGATACGCCTTCGAGCGCATCCCCAAGGCCGAGGTCGAGGACCTGGTCCTCGAAGAGGTGCCCGATGTCAGCTACAACGACATCGGTGGCCTGGGCCGGCAGATCGAGCAGATCCGCGACGCCGTCGAGTTGCCGTTCCTGCACAAGGAGCTGTACCGCGAGTACTCGCTGCGTCCGCCCAAAGGCGTGCTGCTCTATGGTCCCCCCGGTTGCGGTAAGACGCTGATCGCCAAGGCCGTGGCCAACTCGCTGGCCAAGAAGATGGCCGAGGTTCGTGGCGACGACGCCCGTGAGGCGAAGAGCTACTTCCTCAACATCAAGGGCCCCGAGCTGCTGAACAAATTCGTCGGTGAGACCGAACGTCACATCCGGCTGATCTTCCAGCGCGCCCGTGAGAAGGCGTCCGAAGGCACCCCGGTGATCGTGTTCTTCGACGAGATGGACTCGATCTTCCGTACCCGCGGCACCGGCGTCAGCTCCGACGTCGAGACAACGGTTGTGCCGCAGTTGCTTTCGGAGATCGACGGCGTCGAGGGGCTGGAGAACGTCATCGTCATCGGTGCCTCCAACCGCGAGGACATGATCGATCCGGCGATCCTGCGGCCCGGCCGTCTGGACGTCAAGATCAAGATCGAGCGGCCCGACGCCGAGTCGGCGCAGGACATCTTCAGCAAGTACCTCACCGAGGATCTGCCGGTGCACGCCGACGACCTCGCCGAGTTCGGCGACGACCGCTCGCTGACGATCAAGACCATGATCGAGAAGGTCGTGGACCGGATGTACGCCGAGATCGACGACAACCGGTTCCTGGAGGTCACCTACGCCAACGGTGACAAGGAAGTCATGTACTTCAAGGACTTCAACTCCGGCGCGATGATCCAGAACGTTGTCGACCGGGCGAAGAAGAACGCCATCAAGAGCGTGCTGGAGACCGGCCAGCCCGGTCTGCGTATCCAGCACCTGTTGGATTCGATCGTCGACGAGTTCGCGGAGAACGAAGACCTGCCCAACACGACCAATCCCGATGACTGGGCCCGGATCTCGGGCAAGAAGGGCGAGCGGATCGTCTACATCCGCACGCTGGTCACCGGGAAGAGCAGCAGTGCCAGCAGGGCTATCGACACCGAGTCGAACCTGGGGCAGTACCTGTAG